The Nothobranchius furzeri strain GRZ-AD chromosome 6, NfurGRZ-RIMD1, whole genome shotgun sequence genome includes a region encoding these proteins:
- the nt5c2b gene encoding cytosolic purine 5'-nucleotidase isoform X2, whose translation MFLKTPVKIRPVRRLCACLSLLPFLSCETGFKDGDLFMSYKSMFQDVRDAVDWVHFKGTLKEKTVENLEKYVVRDGKLPLLLSRMNEVAKVFLVTNSDYKYTDKIMTYLFDFPHGPKPGTSHRPWQSYFDLILVDARKPLFFGEGTVLRQVDTTTGRLKIGTYTGPLQHGIVYSGGSSDIVCDLLGAKGKDILYIGDHIFGDILKSKKRQGWRTFLVIPELAQELHVWTDKSSLFEELQGLDIFLAELYKHLDSSSNERPDISTIQRRVKKVTHDMDMCYGMMGSLFRSGSRQTLFASQVMRYADLYAASFINLLYYPFSYLFRAAHVLMPHESTVEHAHVDIDMESPLATRNRTHCSDCKDLECKRNQLTRSFSEIKPPNLFPQTPQEITHCHDEDDDEEEEEEEE comes from the exons aTGTTTCTGAAAACCCCTGTAAAGATACGGCCCGTCCGACGGCTGTGCGCGTGTCTGTCTCTGCTCCCCTTTCTCAGCTGTGAAACCGGCTTCAAAGACGGCGACCTCTTCATGTCCTACAAGAGCATGTTCCAGGACGTCCGGGACGCCGTCGACTGGGTCCACTTCAAG GGAACACTGAAGGAGAAGACCGTAGAGAACCTGGAGAAGTACGTAGTGAGAGAT GGAAAGCTGCCTCTCCTCCTCAGCCGAATGAACGAAGTGGCCAAAGTGTTCTTGGTGACCAACAGTGACTACAAGTACACGGAT AAAATCATGACTTACCTGTTCGACTTCCCCCACGGCCCAAAG CCGGGCACCTCCCACCGACCCTGGCAGTCCTACTTTGACCTGATCCTGGTGGATGCCAGGAAGCCGCTGTTTTTTGGGGAGGGTACGGTGCTGAGACAAGTCGACACG ACCACGGGACGTCTGAAGATAGGGACCTACACCGGACCGCTGCAGCATGGGATCGTTTACTCTGGAG GTTCCTCAGACATCGTGTGTGACCTGCTGGGAGCCAAAGGGAAGGACATTTTGTACATCGGGGACCACATCTTTGGAGACATCCTCAAGTCCAAGAAACGTCAGGGCTGGAGAACGTTCCTGGTTATTCCGGAGCTGGCCCAGGAGCTGCACGTCTGGACCGACAAGAGCT CGTTATTCGAGGAACTTCAGGGCTTGGACATTTTCCTGGCAGAACTGTACAA ACATCTGGACAGCAGCAGCAACGAGAGGCCCGACATCAGCACCATTCAGAGGAGAGTCAAG AAAGTAACACACGACATGGACATGTGCTACGGCATGATGGGTAGTCTGTTCCGCAGCGGCTCCAGGCAGACCCTGTTCGCCTCCCAGGTGATGCGTTACGCCGACCTGTATGCCGCCTCCTTCATCAACCTGCTGTATTATCCCTTCAGTTACCTGTTCAGGGCTGCCCACGTGCTG ATGCCCCACGAGTCGACGGTGGAGCACGCTCACGTGGACATCGACATGGAGTCGCCTCTGGCCACGCGCAATCGCACACACTGCAGCGACTGCAAGGACCTGGAGTGCAAACGCAACCAGCTGACCCGCTCCTTCAGCGAGATCAAACCTCCCAACCTGTTCCCTCAGACTCCTCAGGAGATCACCCACTGTCATGACGAGGATgacgatgaggaggaggaggaggaggaggagtaa